In the Bacillus sp. (in: firmicutes) genome, one interval contains:
- a CDS encoding XkdX family protein encodes MLTFEKIKGYYEGGYWTKEQVETAVKYKKITTEQYETITGEAYTE; translated from the coding sequence ATGCTAACATTTGAAAAAATCAAAGGATACTATGAAGGTGGATATTGGACAAAAGAACAAGTGGAAACAGCGGTTAAATACAAAAAAATTACAACAGAACAATATGAAACAATCACAGGAGAAGCGTACACGGAGTAG